A region from the Leptospira venezuelensis genome encodes:
- a CDS encoding TerB family tellurite resistance protein produces the protein MERVSSLASKVLPGHEFYEKFQKSLDRETEIFQLKMNYAKVLVSLWSYSCHADGVFHRKEGNLVGQMVKAMFDKDCIFDHHQDQKAEIIEELSEVFESPLPVKMITDFAEGNPVLAVNFYEDAVCIVTSDGKFTDREKEFLEDLAKELEISSMDKKNIDNKYTDGDEE, from the coding sequence ATGGAAAGGGTTTCATCCTTGGCTAGCAAAGTCCTACCAGGTCATGAGTTTTACGAAAAGTTTCAGAAAAGTCTGGATAGAGAAACTGAGATTTTTCAACTCAAGATGAATTACGCCAAGGTACTAGTCAGTCTTTGGTCTTATTCTTGTCATGCAGACGGAGTCTTTCATAGAAAAGAAGGAAATCTAGTCGGACAGATGGTAAAAGCTATGTTCGATAAAGATTGTATCTTCGATCATCACCAAGATCAAAAAGCTGAGATCATAGAAGAATTATCCGAAGTATTCGAATCTCCTCTACCAGTTAAAATGATCACTGACTTTGCGGAAGGTAATCCTGTCTTAGCAGTAAACTTCTATGAAGATGCTGTATGCATTGTGACCAGCGATGGCAAATTCACAGATAGAGAAAAAGAATTTTTAGAAGATCTGGCGAAGGAGCTGGAAATTTCTTCGATGGATAAGAAAAACATAGATAATAAATATACGGACGGCGACGAAGAGTGA
- a CDS encoding DUF5683 domain-containing protein has product MNIKNLFIVVIIVHISAHSNIQADTVYLKSEEKIENVKAKIGPEYLELSLENGKTIFLPKGTWKLLKVQQVQWTKRVPNVLEEIQERNRVEQLSEKGNIFTPRAEEDKISPTSNFFLGLIPGYSGLYRTGNYWGAGTFTVLEVAAAANLISLSSREGLHGGAFQGNTYATGSSQNAQDTILGEAILGLLLLTDGVTSSIMASSWNEGTYSGEPIRFSPKKTSWYSRASRCLVFPGWGQIYAEESYKGITFLTLGVSLLAAGIYQDDQIRTERRDYQLDKNRVESRYITGTLNANSYPYIPFRLDEPQFLYNIMKADHSKENLDDAKIERGNIWGALAALWAVSLLDAIFFSGDNDKLSSKVHFNFRIKPNSQVYETRAMGISASNTEYFAELKYNF; this is encoded by the coding sequence ATGAATATAAAGAACTTATTCATAGTCGTCATAATAGTCCATATTTCAGCTCATTCCAACATACAAGCAGATACTGTTTATTTAAAATCCGAAGAAAAAATAGAAAACGTAAAAGCAAAGATTGGCCCTGAGTATCTAGAGCTAAGTTTAGAGAATGGAAAGACAATATTTTTACCCAAGGGAACCTGGAAGCTACTAAAAGTGCAACAAGTCCAATGGACTAAAAGAGTTCCTAACGTTTTAGAAGAGATCCAAGAGCGAAATCGTGTGGAACAATTATCTGAAAAAGGAAATATATTCACACCCAGAGCAGAAGAAGATAAAATTTCTCCGACATCTAACTTTTTCTTAGGATTGATCCCAGGATACTCAGGACTATATAGAACGGGAAATTATTGGGGAGCAGGAACATTTACAGTTTTAGAGGTAGCTGCTGCCGCAAATTTGATCTCTCTTTCTTCCAGAGAAGGTTTACATGGAGGCGCTTTCCAAGGAAACACTTATGCTACCGGCTCTTCTCAAAATGCGCAAGATACAATATTAGGGGAGGCTATTTTAGGACTTTTACTTTTAACTGATGGAGTTACTTCCAGTATAATGGCTTCGTCTTGGAATGAAGGAACTTATTCGGGAGAACCAATAAGATTCAGCCCAAAAAAGACAAGTTGGTATTCGAGAGCATCTCGCTGTTTAGTATTTCCGGGTTGGGGACAAATCTATGCTGAAGAATCTTATAAAGGAATAACATTTCTTACCCTAGGAGTTTCTTTGCTCGCTGCAGGAATTTACCAGGATGATCAAATCAGAACAGAAAGAAGAGATTATCAGTTGGATAAAAATAGAGTGGAAAGTAGATATATAACGGGAACACTTAATGCCAATTCGTATCCCTATATTCCATTCAGATTAGATGAGCCTCAATTTTTGTATAATATTATGAAAGCAGATCATTCTAAAGAAAATTTGGACGATGCTAAGATAGAAAGAGGAAACATCTGGGGAGCATTAGCTGCACTCTGGGCAGTCAGTTTATTAGATGCTATTTTCTTTTCTGGTGATAACGATAAACTTTCATCCAAAGTTCATTTTAATTTTAGAATAAAACCAAATAGCCAAGTTTATGAGACTCGAGCGATGGGAATATCCGCTTCTAATACTGAATATTTTGCAGAACTAAAATATAATTTTTAA
- the eutC gene encoding ethanolamine ammonia-lyase subunit EutC has protein sequence MNPKEFWKSLTSARIGIGRSGGSIPTSELLKFRLDHARARDAVLVEPDFDTLNTGLEKIFQRLGIEIVGVESLAKSREEYLLRPDLGRRISEPSRSRLESKKGKYDLVLIGVDGLSAKAIDSNLVPFLKVLVPILSEQKYKIAPFVLGKLGRVAIGDEVGEILGAKAVVLLIGERPGLTSADSLGMYLTFDPKLGKTDESRNCISNIRPDGLDFHKASLKTAYLLSESLKRGISGVDLKDEMTPDFLENSINLSNITNSA, from the coding sequence ATGAATCCAAAAGAGTTTTGGAAAAGTTTAACTTCTGCCAGGATAGGTATTGGAAGATCTGGAGGCTCCATCCCCACTTCAGAATTATTAAAATTTAGATTAGACCATGCAAGAGCAAGAGATGCAGTCTTAGTAGAGCCTGATTTTGATACGCTTAATACCGGACTCGAAAAAATTTTCCAACGATTAGGGATAGAAATTGTTGGAGTAGAAAGTTTGGCAAAAAGCAGAGAAGAATATTTACTGAGACCAGATTTGGGCCGTCGGATCTCGGAACCTTCTCGGTCTAGATTGGAATCTAAAAAAGGAAAGTATGATCTTGTATTAATCGGAGTAGACGGACTTTCTGCAAAGGCGATCGATTCTAATTTGGTACCATTCTTAAAAGTTTTGGTTCCTATCTTATCCGAACAAAAATATAAGATTGCACCTTTCGTTTTAGGAAAGTTAGGAAGGGTTGCAATCGGAGATGAGGTGGGCGAAATTTTAGGAGCAAAGGCAGTTGTATTGCTCATAGGAGAGCGGCCAGGACTTACATCTGCAGATAGTTTAGGGATGTATCTTACCTTTGATCCTAAGTTAGGCAAAACAGATGAGAGCCGAAATTGTATCTCGAATATACGTCCAGATGGCTTAGATTTCCATAAGGCATCCTTAAAAACCGCTTATTTACTTTCTGAATCTCTCAAACGGGGTATTTCTGGCGTGGATCTAAAAGATGAAATGACTCCGGACTTTTTAGAAAATTCGATAAATCTTTCGAATATTACAAATTCGGCTTGA
- a CDS encoding ethanolamine ammonia-lyase subunit EutB has protein sequence MGYKTVLGRKSYVFPDLKTLMAKASPLRSGDQLAGIAASTQEERVAAQMALADLHLSEFLNIELIPGEKDEVTRLIFDSHNRSAFSKISSFTVGEFRDFLLREDTDSELISEIRDGLTPEMAAAVSKLMSNQDLILVSKKSPVVTKFRNTIGLPGRLSARLQPNHPTDDPKGIAASILDGLLLGSGDAVIGINPATDNVPTVIALLQMLDSIIQKYSIPTQSCILCHVTTSMKAMEEGAPLDLVFQSIGGSEALNKSFGVNLSILEESRQMALELKRGTVGNNVMYFETGQGSGLSAGAHYGVDQQTLEARAYAVAKKFDPLLVNTVVGFIGPEYLYNGKQILRAGLEDHFCGKLLGLPMGVDVCYTNHADADQDDMDTLLTLLGAAGCNYIMGVPGADDVMLSYQSTSFHDALYLRQIFGLRPAPEFESWLLERGLFESTKQFLPKENQNRALLEEILEEKAR, from the coding sequence ATGGGTTATAAAACCGTTCTTGGTAGGAAGTCCTATGTATTTCCTGACTTAAAAACTTTGATGGCAAAGGCGAGTCCGCTTCGCTCTGGAGATCAGTTAGCTGGGATTGCTGCTTCTACTCAGGAAGAAAGAGTGGCTGCCCAAATGGCTTTGGCAGATCTACATCTATCAGAATTTTTGAATATAGAATTGATCCCCGGAGAAAAAGACGAGGTCACTCGATTGATTTTCGATTCTCATAACAGGTCTGCATTTTCTAAAATTTCCTCCTTCACCGTAGGAGAATTTCGCGACTTTCTTTTAAGGGAAGATACCGACTCGGAACTGATCTCAGAGATACGGGACGGGCTTACTCCTGAAATGGCTGCTGCTGTTTCTAAATTAATGTCCAACCAGGATCTAATCTTGGTTTCTAAAAAATCTCCTGTGGTGACCAAGTTCCGGAACACGATCGGACTTCCGGGTCGATTGTCTGCACGCTTGCAGCCAAATCATCCTACAGATGACCCTAAAGGAATTGCGGCCAGTATATTGGATGGACTTCTATTGGGAAGTGGGGATGCAGTAATAGGGATTAATCCCGCGACGGATAATGTTCCTACAGTAATTGCACTTCTTCAGATGTTGGATTCTATCATCCAAAAATATTCTATTCCCACTCAATCTTGTATACTTTGCCATGTAACAACTTCTATGAAAGCAATGGAAGAAGGTGCTCCACTAGATTTAGTATTTCAATCCATCGGTGGGAGTGAGGCTTTGAATAAAAGTTTCGGTGTGAACTTAAGTATTTTAGAAGAATCCAGACAGATGGCTTTGGAGTTAAAAAGGGGAACTGTCGGAAATAATGTAATGTATTTCGAAACGGGGCAAGGCAGTGGATTGTCTGCAGGAGCTCATTACGGAGTGGATCAACAAACTTTGGAAGCAAGAGCTTATGCAGTGGCAAAAAAATTCGATCCGCTACTTGTGAATACAGTGGTTGGTTTTATTGGACCCGAATATCTATATAATGGAAAACAAATATTGAGAGCGGGATTGGAAGATCATTTTTGTGGAAAACTTTTGGGTCTTCCTATGGGCGTTGATGTATGTTATACAAATCATGCGGATGCAGATCAGGATGATATGGATACATTGCTTACATTGCTTGGAGCTGCAGGATGTAATTATATAATGGGAGTTCCTGGTGCAGATGATGTGATGCTGTCCTACCAAAGTACATCTTTCCATGATGCATTATATCTGCGTCAAATTTTTGGACTAAGACCCGCGCCCGAATTCGAGAGCTGGCTTTTGGAAAGAGGATTATTCGAATCTACAAAACAATTTCTACCTAAAGAAAATCAGAACAGAGCTTTACTCGAAGAAATTTTAGAGGAAAAGGCCAGATGA
- the eat gene encoding ethanolamine permease yields MESKEEFSRTLGPWLLWGLGVGYVISGMYFGWNLGLPVGGTLGLGIATLLIILLYVCFSFSYTELACMIPKAGGAFDYGREALGNAWAYIVGTAQLIEFLFAPPAIAAAIGAYFSLFLPGVDPIWIAIVAYLLFTSLNILGVKFAASFEFGITILAVFELLLFSGLTLPSFSWEKFSSNPLPNGWTGALSSLPFAVWFFLAIEGVANVAEETKDPQKNILIGFGSALATLVLLCVLVFFSSIGVGGWEMIVYPEPGASASDYPLPLALRKLYGESGWAFHLLITIGLFGLIASFHGIILAGGRASFEFGRANFLPKFFGKIHPKFKTPANALIANTAFGIAALCTGKTSELITLSAFGALLLYFCSMISFFVLRKKQPDRERPFLVPGGRILPSIALVLSAIVLGVCAWQHPILFGIFVLILGSGLVWARTSIFAK; encoded by the coding sequence ATGGAATCAAAAGAAGAATTCAGTCGAACCCTGGGACCTTGGTTACTCTGGGGTTTAGGAGTCGGATACGTAATTTCAGGCATGTATTTCGGTTGGAACCTGGGTCTACCAGTGGGTGGAACCTTGGGTTTGGGAATTGCCACCTTACTGATCATTCTGCTATATGTTTGTTTTTCTTTTAGCTATACGGAACTCGCATGTATGATCCCCAAAGCGGGAGGAGCGTTCGACTATGGTAGAGAAGCTCTTGGAAATGCCTGGGCATACATCGTTGGCACAGCTCAGTTAATAGAATTTTTATTTGCACCTCCTGCAATTGCCGCAGCAATTGGAGCCTACTTCTCCCTGTTCTTGCCAGGAGTTGATCCGATTTGGATCGCAATAGTTGCCTACTTGCTCTTTACAAGTTTGAATATATTGGGAGTAAAATTTGCAGCTTCATTCGAGTTCGGAATTACTATATTAGCAGTTTTTGAATTACTTTTGTTTTCAGGACTTACGCTTCCTAGTTTTTCTTGGGAGAAGTTTTCCTCTAATCCATTGCCTAATGGTTGGACCGGCGCCCTATCTTCCTTACCATTTGCTGTTTGGTTTTTTCTGGCGATAGAAGGAGTTGCAAATGTCGCAGAAGAAACTAAAGATCCCCAAAAGAATATACTGATTGGATTCGGATCTGCATTAGCTACCTTAGTCTTACTTTGTGTGCTCGTATTTTTTTCCTCCATTGGAGTAGGCGGATGGGAGATGATCGTGTATCCGGAACCTGGTGCCTCTGCTTCTGATTATCCTTTGCCTCTTGCATTACGAAAATTATATGGAGAAAGCGGCTGGGCATTCCATCTTTTGATCACCATAGGATTATTCGGGCTGATCGCTTCTTTTCATGGAATTATTTTAGCAGGGGGAAGAGCCAGTTTTGAATTTGGAAGAGCGAACTTTCTTCCTAAATTTTTCGGCAAGATCCATCCAAAGTTTAAAACTCCTGCTAATGCATTGATTGCAAATACCGCATTCGGGATTGCAGCATTATGCACAGGAAAAACGTCAGAGCTGATCACATTATCCGCATTCGGAGCTTTGCTTTTATACTTTTGTTCTATGATCAGTTTTTTCGTGCTTCGAAAAAAACAGCCAGATCGAGAAAGGCCGTTTTTGGTTCCAGGTGGGAGAATTCTGCCGTCCATCGCTCTTGTACTATCTGCAATCGTTTTAGGAGTTTGCGCTTGGCAACATCCAATTTTATTCGGGATATTCGTTTTGATCCTAGGAAGCGGATTGGTCTGGGCCAGGACTTCTATTTTTGCAAAATAG
- the ilvD gene encoding dihydroxy-acid dehydratase, whose translation MPQLRSRTSTHGRNMAGARALWRATGMKEGDFGKPIIAIANSFTQFVPGHVHLKDLGQMVAREVEKAGAVAKEFNTIAVDDGIAMGHGGMLYSLPSRDLIADSVEYMVNAHTADALICISNCDKITPGMLMAALRLNIPTVFVSGGPMEAGKVNWNGDIRKLDLVDAMVEAANQNVSDELVEQIERSACPTCGSCSGMFTANSMNCLTEALGLSLPGNGSTLATHADRKQLFLTAGRLIVDLAKRYYEQDDESVLPRNIATHEAFQNAMALDVAMGGSTNTVLHILAAAHEAGINFKMHDIDLISRRVPCVCKVAPATQKYHMEDVHRAGGVIGILSELDRAGLIHRDVPTVHSATLGKALEEWDIVRQNANSKAYALFSAAPGGVPTTEAFSQDKRWPELDLDRANGCIRDVEHAYSQDGGLAVLYGNIAPEGCIVKTAGVDESIWKFKGKARVMESQEEAVAKILGNEVVEGDVVVIRYEGPKGGPGMQEMLYPTSYLKSKGLGKACALLTDGRFSGGTSGLSIGHVSPEAAAGGIIGLVEEGDIIEIDIPDRSIHLRVSDAELSDRRDKMNDRGKDAWKPKSRKRTVSTALRAYAAMTTSAHTGAVRDVSQVEHQ comes from the coding sequence ATGCCTCAGTTAAGATCTCGTACTTCCACCCACGGACGCAATATGGCCGGAGCCAGAGCACTCTGGAGAGCCACCGGTATGAAAGAAGGTGATTTCGGAAAACCGATCATCGCAATTGCAAACTCATTTACTCAGTTCGTTCCTGGACATGTTCATTTAAAAGACCTAGGACAAATGGTCGCAAGAGAAGTGGAGAAGGCAGGGGCCGTCGCAAAAGAATTTAATACAATCGCAGTGGATGACGGTATCGCCATGGGGCATGGCGGAATGTTATATTCTTTGCCAAGTCGCGACCTGATCGCCGACTCAGTTGAATACATGGTCAACGCTCATACTGCGGATGCACTTATTTGTATATCTAATTGTGATAAGATTACACCAGGCATGCTCATGGCAGCGTTGCGTTTAAACATTCCAACCGTTTTCGTGTCCGGCGGACCAATGGAAGCAGGAAAAGTAAATTGGAATGGAGACATTCGTAAATTGGATTTAGTGGACGCAATGGTAGAAGCAGCTAACCAAAATGTTTCCGACGAACTTGTAGAGCAAATAGAACGTTCTGCTTGTCCAACCTGCGGATCTTGTTCCGGAATGTTCACTGCAAACTCAATGAACTGTCTTACAGAAGCATTAGGACTTTCTCTTCCTGGAAACGGATCCACGTTAGCTACACATGCAGACAGAAAACAGCTATTCTTAACCGCAGGAAGATTGATCGTAGATCTTGCAAAAAGGTATTATGAACAAGATGATGAATCTGTTCTTCCTAGAAACATTGCAACTCACGAAGCGTTTCAAAATGCAATGGCATTAGATGTTGCGATGGGAGGATCCACGAATACAGTTCTGCATATTCTCGCAGCTGCACACGAAGCTGGGATTAATTTTAAAATGCATGATATTGATCTAATTTCGAGAAGGGTTCCTTGTGTTTGCAAGGTTGCCCCTGCTACTCAAAAATATCATATGGAAGATGTTCATAGAGCCGGTGGAGTTATCGGTATTCTTTCAGAATTGGATCGAGCAGGTCTTATTCATAGAGATGTGCCTACTGTTCATTCTGCTACCTTAGGAAAAGCATTGGAAGAATGGGATATCGTTCGTCAGAATGCAAACTCAAAAGCATATGCATTATTCTCAGCAGCACCTGGTGGAGTTCCAACAACAGAAGCATTCTCCCAAGACAAACGTTGGCCTGAACTAGATTTAGATAGAGCAAACGGATGTATCCGAGATGTAGAACATGCATACTCCCAAGATGGAGGACTTGCAGTTCTTTATGGAAACATTGCTCCAGAAGGTTGTATTGTTAAAACAGCTGGTGTAGACGAGTCTATTTGGAAATTCAAAGGCAAAGCAAGAGTCATGGAAAGCCAAGAAGAAGCTGTGGCCAAAATCCTTGGCAACGAAGTTGTAGAAGGTGACGTAGTTGTGATCCGCTATGAAGGTCCAAAAGGTGGCCCAGGAATGCAGGAAATGTTATACCCTACTTCTTATTTGAAATCTAAAGGTTTAGGAAAAGCATGCGCACTTCTAACTGATGGAAGATTTTCCGGAGGAACTTCCGGGCTTTCGATTGGCCACGTTTCTCCAGAAGCAGCAGCAGGCGGGATTATCGGTCTTGTAGAAGAAGGTGATATCATAGAGATAGATATCCCTGACAGATCCATTCATTTAAGAGTGAGCGACGCAGAACTTTCAGATCGTAGAGATAAAATGAACGATAGAGGAAAGGACGCTTGGAAACCTAAGTCCAGAAAAAGAACAGTTTCCACTGCTCTTAGAGCTTACGCTGCAATGACAACATCCGCACATACCGGGGCTGTTAGAGACGTCAGCCAAGTAGAACATCAATAA
- a CDS encoding acyl-CoA dehydrogenase family protein, with translation MATKAPTDSSAAKQALSKSSAIIEQVTKALAAKCSSNGKVSVSKMDQNQFVQYQIAWLTSEQKIAENFIDYAWNDSLGTGELEKLMAQVFAAEAVSHIRSEFSSRASEYGISTQELVSKLFDDATNKFLEESSAIENYNHIADLIASSGSFGAYGLSEDHEMFRQTFKQFAEEVVAPKAEHVHRHDDIVPEEIIQGLRDMGCFGLCIPETYGGLQPNDKPDNISMLVVTEELSRGSLGIAGSLITRPEILSKALLKGGTVAQKEKWLPLIASGEKMGGIMVTEPNYGSDVAGVSVTAKKVDGGWSINGVKTWCTFAGYANLLLILVRTESDPELKHKGLSIVLAEKPSFTGHEFDYKQDGGGRISGKAIGTIGYRGMHSFEVSFEDYFVPEENLIGGEAGRGKGFYFQMEGFAGGRIQTAARANGVMQAALEAGLRYAQERQVFQKPIFDYNLTKYKIARMAMIVQASRQFTNTVAKLLDNHQGQMEATLIKFYASKVAEWVTREAMQIHGGMGYAEEYAVSRYFVDARVFSIFEGAEEVMALRVIAKSLMDQYSA, from the coding sequence ATGGCAACGAAAGCTCCGACGGACTCTTCGGCGGCAAAACAGGCTTTAAGCAAGTCTTCAGCGATAATCGAACAAGTAACCAAGGCCTTAGCGGCTAAATGTAGTTCCAATGGAAAAGTTTCCGTTTCCAAAATGGACCAAAACCAATTCGTACAATACCAAATCGCTTGGTTGACCTCCGAACAAAAGATCGCAGAAAACTTTATTGATTATGCTTGGAACGATTCTCTTGGAACAGGCGAGCTTGAAAAATTGATGGCTCAGGTTTTCGCTGCAGAAGCTGTTTCTCATATCCGTAGTGAATTCAGTTCCAGAGCTTCCGAATACGGTATCTCTACCCAAGAACTAGTTTCGAAATTATTCGATGACGCAACTAACAAGTTTTTAGAAGAATCCAGTGCGATTGAAAATTATAATCATATCGCTGACCTGATCGCTTCTTCAGGAAGTTTCGGAGCTTATGGTCTAAGTGAAGACCACGAAATGTTCCGCCAAACATTCAAACAGTTCGCGGAAGAAGTGGTAGCTCCTAAAGCTGAACATGTTCACCGCCATGATGATATCGTTCCTGAAGAAATCATCCAAGGTTTAAGAGACATGGGATGTTTCGGTCTTTGTATTCCTGAAACTTACGGTGGATTACAACCGAACGATAAGCCGGACAATATCTCGATGCTTGTCGTAACAGAAGAACTTTCCAGAGGATCTTTAGGGATCGCAGGATCGTTGATCACTCGTCCAGAAATCCTTTCTAAAGCTTTATTAAAAGGTGGAACAGTCGCTCAAAAAGAGAAGTGGCTTCCACTGATCGCTTCCGGAGAGAAGATGGGCGGCATCATGGTAACTGAGCCTAATTACGGTTCAGACGTTGCCGGAGTTTCCGTAACCGCTAAAAAAGTGGACGGAGGCTGGTCTATTAACGGTGTAAAAACTTGGTGTACTTTTGCAGGATATGCAAACCTTCTTCTTATACTTGTAAGAACAGAAAGTGATCCTGAGTTGAAACACAAAGGTCTTTCCATCGTACTTGCGGAGAAACCAAGCTTCACAGGTCATGAGTTCGACTATAAACAAGACGGCGGTGGTAGAATTTCCGGTAAAGCGATCGGAACCATCGGATATCGCGGTATGCACTCTTTCGAAGTTTCTTTCGAGGACTATTTCGTCCCTGAAGAAAACCTGATCGGTGGAGAGGCTGGAAGAGGCAAAGGATTCTATTTCCAAATGGAAGGTTTCGCAGGTGGAAGGATCCAAACTGCAGCTCGTGCAAACGGAGTAATGCAAGCGGCTTTAGAGGCAGGTCTTCGTTACGCTCAAGAGAGACAAGTTTTCCAAAAACCTATCTTCGATTATAACCTAACTAAGTATAAGATCGCTCGTATGGCGATGATCGTTCAGGCTTCCCGCCAGTTTACTAATACTGTAGCAAAACTTTTGGATAACCACCAAGGCCAAATGGAAGCAACTTTGATCAAATTCTATGCTTCTAAAGTTGCTGAATGGGTAACAAGAGAAGCTATGCAGATTCACGGTGGAATGGGTTACGCGGAAGAGTATGCGGTTTCTCGTTACTTCGTAGATGCTCGAGTATTCTCCATCTTCGAAGGTGCGGAAGAAGTAATGGCACTTAGAGTAATTGCGAAATCTCTAATGGACCAATACTCAGCTTAA
- a CDS encoding ankyrin repeat domain-containing protein, translating into MKNIFLVLLLTANVACATATIVTDTVDGKTDKVIERINRGENLESNNCGTPLYHAAKAGNKELVQLLLQKGANPNSRSSECIMSNDSGVIKKVGDRTPLIGANGKEIADILLKAGANINQVAYYIASKNSQDEDLSYGLPISPLFSAILSGDYGLAEFYLNKGAKVNLYLIDGENLFLKFLNELSKTDQRAKVLKDKLIAKGAKSLDISAEAQKRIEKIKLSGTFHLIDNSTTKFPLNIIEGLDRDPTQFGFLTYDSVDGISHHAVEYNVSGTQQNFHEWQIIKMISFRNKK; encoded by the coding sequence ATGAAAAATATATTTTTAGTGTTGTTGCTAACGGCTAACGTTGCATGCGCCACTGCCACTATCGTTACTGATACTGTAGACGGTAAAACTGATAAGGTAATCGAGCGAATTAATAGGGGCGAGAATTTGGAGTCCAATAACTGCGGAACTCCATTATATCACGCTGCAAAAGCTGGAAACAAGGAACTTGTTCAACTTCTCCTGCAAAAAGGAGCAAATCCAAATTCAAGATCTTCAGAATGTATCATGTCCAATGATTCAGGCGTGATTAAAAAAGTGGGAGATAGAACACCTTTAATTGGTGCGAATGGAAAAGAAATTGCGGATATATTATTAAAAGCCGGAGCGAACATAAATCAGGTCGCTTATTATATAGCGTCTAAAAACTCTCAAGATGAAGATTTGAGTTACGGACTTCCAATTTCTCCATTATTTTCTGCGATCCTTTCTGGTGACTATGGTTTAGCTGAATTTTACTTAAACAAGGGAGCAAAGGTAAATTTATATTTAATAGATGGCGAAAATTTATTTTTAAAATTTCTAAATGAATTATCCAAAACTGATCAAAGAGCAAAAGTTTTAAAGGATAAGTTAATTGCCAAAGGAGCTAAAAGTTTAGATATCTCTGCTGAAGCCCAAAAGAGGATCGAAAAGATAAAGTTATCCGGAACTTTTCATTTGATTGATAACTCTACGACCAAGTTCCCATTGAATATCATCGAAGGTCTTGATCGAGATCCTACTCAATTTGGTTTTTTGACCTACGATAGTGTGGACGGGATATCACATCACGCGGTGGAGTATAACGTTAGTGGAACCCAGCAGAATTTTCATGAATGGCAGATCATAAAAATGATCTCTTTTCGTAATAAAAAATAA